One Pseudoliparis swirei isolate HS2019 ecotype Mariana Trench chromosome 4, NWPU_hadal_v1, whole genome shotgun sequence genomic window carries:
- the LOC130193218 gene encoding mitochondrial proton/calcium exchanger protein-like isoform X1 codes for MVAEMALSKVDNKAKLESTLKEEAAIRQDNKDREMERLADAAEKAAREGELELEAESVKADMAAHSETLRDTAPVIEGLKVRASHRINGLHAANLHAVHLCRHPKVKSIVSLVNICFYTSRVSRPQGRYSLLIG; via the exons ATGGTGGCAGAGATGGCGCTCTCCAAAGTGGACAATAAGGCCAAACTGGAGTCTACGCTAAAGGAGGAGGCGGCCATACGCCAGGACAACAAGGACAGGGAGATGGAGCGGTTGGCGGACGCTGCAGAGAAGGCTGCCCGG GAGGGCGAGTTGGAGTTGGAAGCAGAGTCGGTCAAAGCTGACATGGCTGCTCATTCAGAGACGCTGAGGGACACGGCGCCGGTCATAGAAGGGCTCAAG GTGAGGGCTTCTCACAGGATCAacggcctacatgcagctaacctgcatgcagtgcatctctgccgtcatccaaaggtcaaaagcattgtctctctggtcaacatttgtttttatacctcccgggtgtcccggccccaggggagatattctcttctcattggttaa
- the LOC130193218 gene encoding mitochondrial proton/calcium exchanger protein-like isoform X2 has translation MVAEMALSKVDNKAKLESTLKEEAAIRQDNKDREMERLADAAEKAAREGELELEAESVKADMAAHSETLRDTAPVIEGLKWQRFPRPQVRFDDVSPPKRPSQLHQCLPARTLSVFSLSRPPR, from the exons ATGGTGGCAGAGATGGCGCTCTCCAAAGTGGACAATAAGGCCAAACTGGAGTCTACGCTAAAGGAGGAGGCGGCCATACGCCAGGACAACAAGGACAGGGAGATGGAGCGGTTGGCGGACGCTGCAGAGAAGGCTGCCCGG GAGGGCGAGTTGGAGTTGGAAGCAGAGTCGGTCAAAGCTGACATGGCTGCTCATTCAGAGACGCTGAGGGACACGGCGCCGGTCATAGAAGGGCTCAAG TGGCAGAGATTCCCGCGGCCCCAGGTTAGGTTTGACGATGTCTCTCCTCCCAAAAGACCCTCACAGCTTCACCAGTGTCTCCCCGCACGCACACTATCTGTTTTTTCTCTGAGCAGACCCCCCAGATGA